From Merismopedia glauca CCAP 1448/3:
CCATTTTACCAACGAGGTCTACGGGCTATGCGCTTGATACAGTCAAGGTTTTAGCTATTATTGTCACCCCGTCAGCTACAAAATATGTCCTTTGGACAGACAAATGGTATTCCTCAAGGTAGCGTGTTAATGGATTTCATAGCAGAAATGGTTTTAGGCTATGCCGATCTTGAATTATCCAAAATATTAACTAAATCAAACGTAAAGGACTACAAAATCCTAAGATATCGTGATGATTATAGAATTTTTACTAACGACCCCTGCCAAGGGGAAGTTATTTTGAAATACTTAACTCAAGTTCTCATAGAACTTGGTCTTCGCTTGAATCCAAACAAGACCTTATCTTCAAATAATGTAATACAGCATTCGATAAAACCGGATAAGTTGTACTGGATTTTAAATGGCAAGAAGTCTATGAATTTACAGGATCATCTACTTATTATCCATGATTTATCATGTAAATTCCCTAACTCTGGAAGCTTAACAAAAGCTCTAACATCCTTCTACGAAAAAATCAAAGACAGAAAAAAAATCAAACACAACGTGCAAGCTTTAATTAGTATTATAGTCGAAATCGCATTAAAAAATCCTAGGATATATCCGATTTCATCAGCTATTTTAAGTAAACTTTTGTCCTTAATAGAATCTACTGAAAAACAAACGCAAATAGTTAATTCCATAATTAACAAATTTGATAAAATACCTAATGTGGGCTACATGGAAATATGGTTGCAAAGAGCCATCATTAAAATGAATATCAAGTCTAATTTTACAGAAAAACTCTGTAGTAAAGTGAATGATTCAACAATCAGTATATGGAATTCAGAATGGCTTAGTAATAGTTTGCTTGAGATAGTGGAAAAAGAAGATATCGTAAATAGTCAAACAATCGAAGATATGGATCCGGTAATTGATATTGGAGAAGTAGACCTATTTGACTCAAAAACCAACTATTGAGGCATCTATATTTTTATTTTATATTTTATATACAGAGATGGCGATCGCATTGATCTTTGAGATTAAGAGATAGCGATCGCTTCTCGGTTTTGGTAATGCGATCGCCCAGATTGTTGAGATAGTTGTGCGATCGGTTATCTGTTTTGGTAATGCGATCGCAACCTCCATTCTTTCCAGACAAATACATTACTAGGCATCTTCTAACCAGGGTTAATATCTTGCCATAATTCAGCAGCGATAAACCTCGATATATGACCGACATTTGTTGTGGCAATAACAACATCTGGAATTGCTAAACTCATTGCCTGAGCCACCAGAATCATATCGCCATCAATCGTTTTGTCACTTGCGGTTGGTCGTCCTTGTCGTCGAGCTTGTGCCCAAAGTTCGGCTGCTTGACGCATTACCAAAGTTGTAATAGGCAGATACTCTATAAGCCTCGCTAAAGCATCCAAACGAGCAATACCCTTAATTTTATTTGCCCGCAGTAGCTCGCGCCGAACCTCGTAATCTGCAATCTCTGGAATGAGAACGCGATCGCCTGCTGTAATATAAGCTTGGAGCCACTGAGCGCAAGCAACACTCTCAGTAGAAAGTTTGGGATTTGTGACTAAACCAAGCGGTCCGGTATCTAATAAGATGACTCGGTTCACCAACTAATACCCTTTAATTCAGGCGGAAATAACTTGCGATCAGACAAGCGATCCTCATCTAAAACCCGAAGCAAATATTTCCCTGTCTCTTGCTGTTCTTCATCATCCTCATCATCTATCCAAGATTGAAGTAAATTGACAGCTTCAGTTTGCTTTTGCTTCAGCGAGATAGAGTCTGTCAAAAGTTGCAACGCCAGTACCTCTAGAGAAACACCGTGACGATTTGCTTCTCTTAAAAGATCCCGTTCTAACTCCGGCGACAAATTAAGGGTTAATGTCATAAGCGATTATAGCCAATACGCTATATTTTAACCTGACGAAGAGTAGCCAAACTCGATACTTCTGATTCATTGACAGTTATCTAGCTTGTCAAACAACTCAGTAAAGAAGTCGTCTGCTTTCTTACCTTTACCTTTACCTTGCTTCATCTGTTCAAGTCCGCGCTTGATGCCTTTGAGCGTTTCCACTAATTCAGCCGCCTCTAATAGTTCTTGATAAGATTCTGCATCTTGCACCACTAGTTCGGCTTTCCCATTAACTTTTAAAATACCTCATACCTACACAATTTAACCCCATCAGCTAAAAGCTTTCGCCTACTCGATCATTAATGCTCCCAAATAGTCTCATCCTCCAGAAACTTCAGCAATTTACCGACTCTGATTCTCTAATTATACGGTTGGTCTAAAAGCGATCCGCATATGGTGCGGCTCCACATTCTAAATTTGATGGATTTTCTCTTAGTGGGTCAAACTAGTGCAGGAAGGCATGAATAACCAGTCAGTTCAAAAAAGCTCAAAAACTTATAGATCGAAGATTTTGACTTCTGACTTCTGACTTCTGACTTCATGTACTAGCTTGCCAATACCCAATCAACATAATTCGCCAAT
This genomic window contains:
- a CDS encoding RNA-directed DNA polymerase, with protein sequence MSFGQTNGIPQGSVLMDFIAEMVLGYADLELSKILTKSNVKDYKILRYRDDYRIFTNDPCQGEVILKYLTQVLIELGLRLNPNKTLSSNNVIQHSIKPDKLYWILNGKKSMNLQDHLLIIHDLSCKFPNSGSLTKALTSFYEKIKDRKKIKHNVQALISIIVEIALKNPRIYPISSAILSKLLSLIESTEKQTQIVNSIINKFDKIPNVGYMEIWLQRAIIKMNIKSNFTEKLCSKVNDSTISIWNSEWLSNSLLEIVEKEDIVNSQTIEDMDPVIDIGEVDLFDSKTNY
- a CDS encoding PIN domain-containing protein: MNRVILLDTGPLGLVTNPKLSTESVACAQWLQAYITAGDRVLIPEIADYEVRRELLRANKIKGIARLDALARLIEYLPITTLVMRQAAELWAQARRQGRPTASDKTIDGDMILVAQAMSLAIPDVVIATTNVGHISRFIAAELWQDINPG